In Zerene cesonia ecotype Mississippi chromosome 17, Zerene_cesonia_1.1, whole genome shotgun sequence, a single genomic region encodes these proteins:
- the LOC119833232 gene encoding mediator of RNA polymerase II transcription subunit 7 → MSSETAQVSSLPLPPMQYINFYTDDNVRRNRAPLPPRPIHDSYSMFGNTFNADDTIIRSLESQGFRRLYPLHFERRRELKKLNHSLLVNFLDLLDLLVHCPDSPKRAEKVEDLSLLFIHIHHLLNEFRPHQARETLRVMMELQKRQRVETAMRFQKHLDKVQDILQNALQSLPDQNEMESNFKVPTEILEQIESNQNDSANPDPCYELDYIMCNVVDNMR, encoded by the exons ATGTCTTCGGAAACTGCACAAGTCAGTTCGTTACCACTGCCACCGATGCAGTATATTAACTTTTACACAGATGACAATGTTCGAAGAAACAGGGCCCCACTACCTCCGCGACCTATTCATGATTCCTATTCAATGTTTGGAAATACTTTTAACGCTGATGACACAATAATAAGATCTCTAGAAAGTCAG gGGTTTCGAAGACTTTATCCTTTACACTTTGAGAGAAGAAGGGAGCTAAAGAAATTGAATCATTCTCTATTGGTTAATTTTCTTGATCTCTTAGACCTTCTAGTACATTGTCCAGATTCACCTAAAAGGGCAGAAAAAGTAGAAGACTTAAGCCTTTTgtttatacacatacatcatttgttaaatgaatttaGACCTCACCAAGCAAGAGAAACTTTGAGAGTAATGATGGAGTTGCAAAAACGACAAAGAGTTGAAACTGCAATGAG ATTCCAGAAACATTTAGATAAAGTCCaggatattttacaaaatgctCTTCAAAGTTTACCTGATCAGAACGAAATGGAGTCCAATTTCAAAGTGCCCACAGAAATATTAGAACAAATAGAAAGTAATCAAAATGACAGTGCTAACCCAGACCCCTGTTATGAACTTGATTATATAATGTGTAATGTTGTTGATAATATGCGATGA
- the LOC119833231 gene encoding apoptosis inhibitor 5: protein MSADNIEKLYQNYGVLADAKDDIAKHEKEYLEILAAVKGSDKEKRLASQFIAKFFSSFPNLADQAIEAQFDLCEDDDVAIRKQAIKELPTMCKSNKEHAQRIADILAQLLQSDDSTEINVVTNSLLAIVKIDPRGALAGLFSQIHQSTDSEVPNEIVRERCIKFLATKVKQLGREVINKEAEDLIIAEGKKILEDVVAEEFEHIMDLLTWSKLGKTPAGKKELTQIIAALAFSPDDWHPEDPEYVDRLIQCSQHALPLFTPQVDSTQFVNIFCDHVLSKWDEIATTGGGTDQKLELLKTFAEITEHCGDIENVDKKINMVYDVLMNYLPEAPLVNEEESTEKNAETEEKSDENKSSTAPSLQFSHVECALFALHSLCRKSPEALSADAARLKTLRLRLQYTARLTQGYIKKLKEVTQQGKKGEDANSDENKLRVAALKTTSNINTLIRDIFRTPPSFKSKIQLSFQTTKKEEKEDRIVPHEEDKDSGAQKRHRPITFDNGEKKESPEKRSRSGDRNLKMYTPPSGKYSSRLNNSGRFMGGSSGRGRGNYGRRDFRNNGAPYRRRSNY, encoded by the exons atgtctgcggataatattgaaaaactttatcaaaattatggTGTTCTCGCCGATGCCAAAGATGATATCGCCAAG caCGAAAAAGAATATTTGGAAATATTGGCAGCAGTAAAGGGATCCGATAAAGAGAAACGGCTGGCGTCTCAATTTATTGCGAAATTCTTCAGTAGTTTCCCGAACTTAGCAGACCAAGCTATCGAAGCACAGTTTGATTTGTGTGAAGATGATGATGTAGCA ATTCGTAAGCAAGCAATCAAGGAATTACCTACAATGTGCAAAAGTAATAAAGAGCATGCACAGAGAATAGCGGACATATTAGCACAGTTGTTGCAGTCTGATGATTCCACCGAAATTAATGTTGTTACCAACTCCTTGCTAGCTATTGTGAAAATTGATCCAAGGGGAGCCTTAGCTGGTTTATTTTCCCAAATACATCAGAGTACCGATAGTGAAGTGCCGAATGAAATTGTTAGAGAAAGATGCATTAAGTTTCTTGCTACCAAAGTAAAGCAACTTGGACGAgaagttattaataaagaagCAGAGGATTTGATCATAGCTGAGGGCAAGAAAATCTTAGAA GATGTTGTTGCGGAAGAATTTGAACATATAATGGACTTACTAACATGGTCAAAGCTTGGTAAAACTCCTGCTGGTAAAAAGGAATTGACACAAATTATTGCTGCATTAGCTTTTAGCCCTGATGACTGGCATCCTGAAGACCCTGAATATGTAGACAGACTTATTCAATGTTCTCAACATGCATTACCATTATTTACT ccCCAAGTTGATTCCACACAATTTGTCAATATCTTCTGTGATCATGTTCTGTCAAAATGGGATGAAATTGCAACTACTGGAGGAGGGACAGATCAAAAACTTGAACTGTTGAAAACATTTGCTGAAATCACTGAACATTGTGGTGACATTGAAAATGTAGATAAGAAGATCAACATGGTGTATGATGTTTTAATG AATTATCTACCTGAAGCTCCATTAGTAAATGAGGAGGAAAGTACAGAGAAGAATGCAGAAACCGAAGAAAAATCTGAcgaaaataaatcatcaacAGCACCATCCCTTCAATTTTCACATGTGGAATGTGCACTCTTCGCTCTACACTCGCTTTGTCGCAAATCTCCTGAAGCCTTAAGTGCAGATGCAGCAAGGTTAAAAACTTTACGTTTGCGCCTCCAGTATACGGCTCGTTTAACACAAGGgtacattaagaaattaaaggaAGTAACACAACAG ggCAAAAAGGGGGAAGACGCCAATTCAGATGAAAACAAATTGAGAGTGGCTGCATTGAAGACtacttcaaatattaatactttGATACGGGACATTTTCCGAACACCGCCAAgctttaaaagcaaaatacaGCTGTCATTCCAAACTACAAAAAAAGAGGAAAAAGAG GATAGAATTGTACCCCATGAAGAAGACAAAGACTCTGGCGCCCAGAAAAGACACCGTCCCATCACATTTGACAATGGCGAGAAAAAAGAATCACCCGAAAAACGCTCAAGAAGTGGTGACAGAAACTTGAAAATGTACACACCACCATCTGGGAAATACAGTTCAAGATTGAATAACAGTGGCCGATTTATGGGTGGAAGCTCCGGAAGGGGCAGGGGAAACTATGGCAGACGGGATTTTCGTAATAATGGTGCCCCATACAGACGCCGCAGTAAttactga
- the LOC119833476 gene encoding homeobox protein CDX-1, whose protein sequence is MVNYVNPLAMYQGKGQYGAGGWYGWQHQNFEEQQWCAWNGAPTAEWPTDPHHFKREPGERDIAEMPSPARGDLASPGEGSPGSRPSQPPAPPRSPYEWMKKPSYQSQPNPGKTRTKDKYRVVYSDHQRLELEKEFHYSRYITIRRKAELAVSLGLSERQVKIWFQNRRAKERKQVKKREEVVMKEKGDHASLQHAQLHHATMLHHQQMMNGMMHHHHYHQGVLQGVPEPLVPGVAPVPLL, encoded by the exons ATGGTGAATTACGTAAATCCGCTCGCCATGTACCAAGGCAAGGGACAGTACGGCGCGGGCGGTTGGTATGGTTGGCAGCATCAGAATTTTGAAGAACAGCAGTGGTGTGCTTGGAATGGCGCTCCGACGGCAGAGTGGCCCACGGACCCTCATCATTTTAAACGGGAGCCGGGTGAAAGGGATATTGCTGAAATGCCTTCACCAGCGAGGGGAGATTTGGCGAGTCCAGGAGAAGGTTCACCAGGCTCGAGGCCGTCACAGCCGCCGGCTCCGCCTCGGTCGCCCTACGAATGGATGAAGAAACCAAGCTACCAATCACAGCCAAATccag gCAAAACGCGGACAAAAGATAAATACCGAGTGGTGTACAGTGACCATCAACGGCTGGAATTAGAAAAGGAATTCCACTACAGTCGGTATATCACTATACGGAGGAAGGCTGAACTTGCTGTCAGTTTGGGACTATCTGAACGACag GTAAAAATATGGTTCCAAAACCGCCGAGCCAAAGAGCGGAAACAAGTGAAGAAACGCGAAGAGGTTGTGATGAAAGAAAAGGGTGATCATGCGTCGCTGCAACACGCGCAGTTGCATCACGCGACAATGCTGCATCATCAGCAAATGATGAACGGCATGATGCACCATCATCACTACCACCAAGGCGTCCTTCAAGGTGTGCCCGAGCCGCTCGTTCCCGGGGTCGCCCCAGTCCCACTGCTGTGA